From the Lathyrus oleraceus cultivar Zhongwan6 chromosome 3, CAAS_Psat_ZW6_1.0, whole genome shotgun sequence genome, the window GAATAATAGCCAACAACTGCTGTTGCCGAACACCCTCTTTATTTGTATATACTTGGCATGTAAGAAGTCTCTGCATGTAAGGAAATATGTCACTTCAACTCCATTAGAAACACCTAATTTAACATGATATCTCAAAAGGTTTTGTAATGACCTGGTTTAGGGTAGAGATCTTCAAGTCCATGGTTGAGACATCCAATGCTTGCTGCTCAAGAAGGTCAGTTAACTTGTAAGCCACAGTCCCAAGATGATCAACTGCGTTTACAATGGCTCTTGCAGCATAATCTTTTAGGTTGTCAAGTACCCTGAAATCCATGCAGGTCAAGTACACAAGACTTATTGGTCAGCAGATGATGCGTAGGCTAATATCTCTCACGCGCTATTAAAATAACTAGTCACAAAAATTTCAAGGATACAAATTCATGTCATGTTCGTTAAGGATGACCATTTGCTAAAACATCCGTTTTCCACCAGTTTCACCATTGAGACACTCACACAAACATATATTTTAAGAATCAGAATAACTCTGCATATAAACAATTATGCTGACACCGGAAATTGGGAATCACCGAATCAGTGCTCACAGATGTTACACTAACAAAAAACAAAGTCTAGTTAATGTTCTTCAGGTCTGCACTTTTAGACCACACCTTGTTAAATTACTGTTTAAGCACACTAAATTTACATATCTGCTTTTTTATGCACATCATTATATTCAATCCTACCCACATAAAGCAAAGCATACAACTTACATTTATAGAAATACTTGTTGAATGATACTATAAAAAGATTTAGCCATAATATTAACCGACAAAGTTCTTTGATAAAATCAAGTTTGTTTGTCCCAGTTTAAGTATATGTTTGGAATAGCGGTGGAATGTAAAAAAACGTACTTCCATTGAAGCTACATTTTATTGCTTCAGGCTTTTCATATTGGCATTGGGACGCGAGAAATCTTATCCTAACGCCCATCCAAACATATGCTAAGTGTACGTTTGGTTTCACATTTGAAGCACTCATAATTGATTCTAAATGTGTAGAATTGATTTTGATATGTTTGGTTGTTCTTGACTAGACTTGTTTATGCTTTCTAGAATTGATTATGTTTGAAGCTAAAATTTGTAACTTTCGAGTCTAAACGTGATTTTTTACACAGAAATTTACCGTTCAACTCACTTTTACATGAATTTATTCAAACATAAATCCCTTTATCTTAAACTCACGTTTACCCAAAATCAATTTTACATAATCATTTTACTTATAATCAATTTTCTTCACCGCAGAATCAAACACACAGACTAATTCAacaaaaaaaaagttaaaaaGAAGGGGCTAAGATTGCCTTCCATGACAACAAACAAACATCTTACATTTCTTTGTGATGACTATGGAGATACGATTTTTCACAGTAGTCTGCAGCAGAATAGAGTTGAGGCCTCAAGTTCTTAAGTTCCTGAAAACACATAACAACACCTATCTCAAATCACAAACTCTTTTTTCATATGAAATACAGTGTTCAAATTCTGAGATAAAAACCCTAAAATAATGTAATAATAGCACCAGATAGAGATCTGAATGAAGTTACCTGAAGGGCGAAAACGAAGCTCTTGCTGGTTTCCATGGAAACTTCATCGAATGTCATAGCAAACTCCATTATGAAATAATGCACCACCAGAGGCTATATAATATAAACAACAAACTTGAAGATATTAAGTAGTGATTTGTGTTGCAAGTTGAAGCAATGGAGTTTTGTTGATTACTtaatttgattaagaagtgaaAATCATTGAAATAATAGTTTAATTAACAAGTATTATGTAAAGGAAAAATCacctcagatatctgaaaagaCACTCCTTCTAGTTATTCTTGATGATGCCTCTTTGTAAGAACAACTACACCACCGCTATTTCTATTtctattttgttttgttttggaaCAGAACATTTGTTTTTGTCTAACTAATATTCCTTCTTCATGCTTTAAATCTAATACTAACTCATTTCAAAATTAATGCTACCTCCTTTTCTTTTTTTAGTTCTTTGTTATTTTAActattcaatttatttaattatttattatcTAAATTTTAAAGTTGTCATGTAAAGGGAAAGAAAGGGAGGGAGTATATTATTATGTCAATTCTATATATGTATTAGTTGAAAGTTTAGCACATTTTTGAAGTATTAACATGTAATTCGTCCGTCTTATAAGAAGTGTCTCATTGACATTTTTTTTATGTCTTAAAATAATTTCTGAATATTAATacaatatttttttttattatacTCCTATTTATAACTTTCACTCCTTTCAATAATTCCACTAACTATATAAATAAGAGTATTGTAAGATATTGGATCGAATTCTAGTATGGTCAAAGAGTAGCTCATTGGTTCGACAATCCGACATGATCATTAGCATGTcgtcgaagtctgttcacatgttgtaattgaagtatgctaggattgttagcatgttAGTTATGTCAAATTGTTTAAGTTAGTTTattctctaagttagcttgttctctaagttagcttgtgtaatgagtCTGTGTGTAAAAGTCCATTAGTTTAatgtgttagttttcttataaatagcatattaGTCTCTCATCATTCAATAACACAAATCCTAATTAGGATGAGAGACGTTATTTGATATTCTGTAACACTTGTgatcttgtttcaaagagaaagtaaagaatatCAGTTTATAACCAACTTGTTGTGTTCTTCTTACTTCCCTTTTTCTATCCTTGTGGGTTTCTTGCCGATCGAGAAAGCGATTATACTTTGTTATTTCGGTatcattttcacaacaaattgGTATGGTGAACGTAGAAAAGACGtcgtcaacaaagtatgagattgaaaagttcaccGGAGTGAACGATTTCGATATGTGGTGCTTGAAGATGAAAGCCCTACTGGCTCAACAGAGTTGTTTAGAAGCATTGAAGGGAGCCGAAGCCATGGATGTTGCGTTAACGGACAAATAAAAAACGAATATGATAGAGAAAGGCCACATCGCCATcttattgagccttggtgataagaTTCTTCGACAGGTTTCGAAGGAGACGACATCGTCGGGGTTATGGGTGAAACTCGAAAGTTTGTACATGACCAAATCTTTGGTCAATCGCGTCTACCTGAAGCAAGTTTTGcattcattcaagatgagtgagGACAATTTCTGATTGAGCAGTTGGATATGTTtaataagttgattcttgattTTGAAAATATCGATGTCAAGATCGAGGATGAAGATCAaacattattgttgttgtgtgctttgcccatatcacatgctcaattcaaagaaactctcttgtatggaagagagtctctgacctttgaagaagttcaatcaacCTTGTATTCTAAGGATTTGAATGAACAAAAGAAGCACAAGCCATCTTCGATTGGTGAAGGCATGTCGGTTAAGGCGAAATTCACAAAGAGGGATGGCAATTCGACAAGAATAAGGATAAAAGTCAGGAGAAGTCTTATAGTGGTGATGCATCTGGTATTTAATGCTATCATTGTGAAAAGGAGGGTCATACAAGAAAAGTGTGCCATGAACGCCTGAAAGATCATGAAGGTAAGGATAATGGCAACGCAAGGAGAGAAAAGTATTCTAAAAGTCatgaaggggtcgaaggaagtcttaagaggcgtgaagaaacaagacttgtatacccttgaggctgAAGTTGTCAGTGGTtgaattttaaataaaatcataaGTCTCTATTTTCGCTTTAAGTCTTCCGCGCACGTTTTTGAAAAACCTCAGATATTTTGTTTTGGAAAATCAATTGAATTTTTAATTAGGGactattcaccccccccccccgAATGTTTTTCTACTCCATATTCTCAACCAAAAGAAAAACcttttttgagattttggagTCGGAGAGTCCAGAAAATGTGAGTCAACATGTTCATAGGAGACCGTCGTGTGGAATCGTCACTTTGTATCGTTTAAACCTTTTTAGGGGCACCCTTTTTTTAACCGGTTCCGACAGTGGTTTCAAATCCATTATTTTTTTATAGACAAACTTCCTTACTTTCTCTTTGATGTGTAATTTCATGATTTCATTAGCTATCATGACTCTCTCTCGGATGCTTTCCCACTTGGTCATGATAGATATGTTTGATTTATCTTCCTTCAtcacaccatcatcatcaaaatTGAGCATTTTCTAGTGAGTGCAAACTATATAGTCTTGCAAATTTTCAAAGCCCATGTAGCATTGTCCTATTTTTCAGATTCCAAAAATGCAAAATTGGCTGAAAAATTCATCTCCGTAGAAGTAACACACACAATTTCAAGGAGTGGAAGTCTATACTTGTTTGTTTTATATATTGAATCAATTATGAGCACGATGGAAAAAATGTTGAACAACTTAATGGAATCAGGATGACTCCCAATTCTATCTCAAACGGTGACTTTATCCTCACAAACTCTGTACCTAGAAACATAGTCGTCATCTTCAAAAAGTTTCAACAGTTATTGCATCTCAGATCTTGATCCTCTTACCACCTTGTTGTTTCGAGCATGCACGTTGTATATTTTCTTAATGTTTGAAACATTTAGAGGTATTTTTCGTATCAAAGATGCAAGTATGTTTTTCGGCACCACCATGTTTAGCGTCATGTCCAAAATAAGTTTTATCTCCTCCGGAACAAGACGACATATAATGGAATGACCTGCTAGCTTGTCAGTCGGTCAAGACATGATTTTTTATACCAAAAATCATATTAAATTTCCATGTTTAATCCGCCATATAGTATCCACATAATTTAAATCGACACTCACATTTTCTCGATCTAGTGTCATCTCGTTTAAAGTTCTTAATTGGTACGTGCCACTTTTTTCGCATCCCATTGTTACAAACTTTTGTCTTCTATCCGAACCAATGTCGGACCTTCCGATTACAACGCCAAACCCCAATTTCCCGACCTCCATACAGACCTATTGCAGCATATGTTCATGAACAATAGACTCTTGTTTATTTGTAAATTGTACTCAAACATCGACCTTAACAACGATCAGTCGAATACGcggtttaacatcatcattcacTTCATCTGATTTAACATCATGCTTCACTTCAACCTATTTAACATCTACACTCACAATAACTTTGAGAAATATATCCGAGTGCATCATATCTAATAATACCAATAACAGAAAAACAACTTTAAAACTTAAACTATCAGGACAATCCAGATATGTATCTTCGGACCACACCAAACTTCGTCCGGATATGCATATACGGACTCAGCGTTCTTTTTTTCAACTTAAAAACCAGATTAATGCAAGGAAAGAGGGATGAAATGAATGAAATGTACCTATAATTCCAACTTCTTTTACTCCCTTTGATGTGATGAAATACAAGAATGTTGTTTTGACGTTGAAAAGTTGATTGAGAATGAGAGAATTTTTTaaggattttgaaaatttgagtCTATTTTCAGcatgaagatgaagatcatgcaTGGTGGTGTTTTATCTAATTTTCCGCTTGACATTTCCGTGATATGCATCTCCGAAAATATACCAAGTCACTATAATTGAGTACATGGGTATTTCGGAAATGTATCTCTTGATACATCCAAATAATATACAGAGATGCATCTTCTGACCATATTTTGTTCAATATGGGATGAATTTCATAAAAACAAAGTCTGATATTATTTTGAGTGtatccggagatgcatctctggatgCATGAAGGATATTTTTGAATTTTTAGAGGCGTGAGATACACATAAGGGTGGAAACAACATTCCCCTAAAAAAATTTGATTTGTGTAGGCTAGACTTTAAGGCTATATTAATTGATCTGATCTATTCCGACTCCTACTCTTATAACCTTCGAGTGCATTGTTGTAATAGTACAAAATGGAACACGAAATATTATTATCATGTTGTTTTTCTTCCACTAATAATAGGTCTATGTCTACCTTTAATTTCATCAATGTCAATAATATATGTACTCAACTTATGAAACAATAAAAGCTAAATTAATAGCAGCATCATTATTCTTTACTTACATTATTGAAAATAATTAGTAGTGGTATGATGTGTGAAGTAGAATAAATTGAAGCTCATGGATCTACATGAAACAAGATATAACAAGATATTAGGAAATTAGAATCATACATGTAACAACTAGGTGTGAAGAACATGTGGTATAATGCAGTGATTCAATCTGCATAGTTCCCATTTCATTTTTGGCAAATCGTGCATCATCACATCATCCATGTTTTTTCTTTGCAACTCACAACTCATAAATATGCAACCCAGTTATATCAAATACTTTTTGGATCTGTTGTTTATGTTAGCCTGACAAGTCCCACATTGGCTTTGGCTTGTCAGGTTGGGCTGGTGGGTGCACCATGTTGGCCTGCCCGCTCCACGTTGAGGGTCGACTCAACGTGAGACTGGTTTCACTGAATAGCAAAAAAACCCTTCTCAAGTTGTCCTTATAAAATTATTTCTGAAGTATCCTCATTTATGCTGCTATTTTTTCATGAGTTTCAGATTCCTTTCAAGTTGATTAAACCTCATTTCTACTGCTAGTTTTTCATGAGTCATCATGAAATAGCTATACAGTTCCCAGAGCAGAGACAAACCTGTAAAGACAGTTTTCTGACAGTAACTACTTGTTTTGTGAGAAAAAAAAAGACAGACCATGTAGAGAGAAACTAAAGTATCCTTACTTTTCCACTGACTGGTTCAGCATACATTTAAAgttaaatttaaatttaaattacAATTACAATACATTACAAACATAGCATATCCATTCTATTTGCTGTAATGTTGCTGGAATTTTAACAAGTAAACTAATGCTTTCACATGGGCATTGTACATTTCTTTTGAGAATGTCCTAACATATGGCAGCGACCACATTGGACAACCCTTTTGGGACGCTTAAAGTTCTCTACTCTCAGAACCTTCTTTTTAGGTCTTCCAGGAGGTCGCCGAGTCTTTGGTGGCCGAATTACAATATCAACCCTTGCGCCTCCTCCACCTTCTGCCCCTTCTCCATGCTCTCTCCATTGACTCTTGTCTGGAATAGGATTTATCACCTGCGAATAGGCCATTCTGTAACTTTGTACAGTGAAACATGGTTCGGCAAACATATGGGCATTGTGCCCACAAGAAATAAGTGCAGCAGCAGCATGAGCACAAGGTAAACCATACAACTGCCATCGGCGACAAGAGCACTCACGACTTCGTATATCCACAATGTTGGTTCTTTCAGTTGACACAATTTCAAACTCAACTTCGTTTGCTCGGAGTACTTGGTAGCAATGAGCATCAGCTATTGCTTCCGAAATTCGCTTCTCAGCAGATGGTACAAGAATTGAAGTCCACCCCATGCCCACATCCCGCCGGTCATTAAACCAAGATGTCATCTGCTGGCGGATGTATTCCATCATCTGCACAACGGGGAGCTCGTGACATTCTTGGGCCCAGTTATACAGCAATTCAGTTACCCCAAGTGTGAAATGGCCATATCGAACACCATCAAAATATGCAACAGCCCAAAGATAGGGAGGGAAGTGTTGAAACCATGATATAACATCCTGTGAAATCTCTATCATCTCAGTAATTTTGCTTTCAAATTCAGCAGCTGTAAGGGCATAAACAGCATTCCAAAAGATGTTCACCAACTTTGTGTTTTTAAATGTATCGCGAAAATTTTCGCTTACATAACGCAGACAGAAACCGTGCGAAGCACTAGGAAAATGTGTTTCTACTGCCTCCACCATGGCTCTTTGCCTTTCAGATAGTATTGTAAGTCTAGGCATGTTGTCGGTGTTTACTCCAAGAAGTTTCCGTAATTCAGACATAAACCACATCCAGTTTTCATCGCTttcaatatcaacaacagcaatAGCCAAAGGAAACAAAGCCTCATCTGCATCAACAGCTGCAGCACAAAGTATTGTACCTAGATATTTTCCTTTAAGGTGTGCTCTGTCAAGCTCTAAAAGAGGCCTACAAGCATTTATAAACCCATAAATTGACGCACGGTAGGCAATAAACAGGCGTTGAAAACAATTTTCTTGTCCGGTGGCACCAACAGATGCAATGCTACCAGGGTTCGTTTTCCTTATTTGCTCACAGTATGCAGGGAGAAGACGGTAACCTTCTTCAAATGTTCCATGAAGCGCAGCCATGCTTCGCTCCTTTCCTCGCCAAGCTTGCATGTAAGAAACAGCAACTCCGTGTTGATCACGAATATCTTGCAGTATTTCCCTTGGTTTGTATTGTGGATTATCTCGAATGCGTGATTCTACAGACCTTGCAACCCAACCTACTGACGCCTGCTGATGATGAAGGTTGCGAACTCCCTCACAAGTGTGGTCTCCTTGTAGGGTTCTTATGGTAAAAGTAGGAACACCAGGACATTTTGCTACATGGACACGCCATGGACACCCTTCTTTGGAGCACTTTGCTATAAAACGACTGCGGTCTGACTTAACAATCCGAAGATCGAAATGCATAGCTATGGCTATATCTTTCAATGCTCTTCGGCAGGTTTCCACATCTGGAAACTCTTGACCAATGACTAATGGATGTTCTGATATAGTAACAGTATCATCTAAAACTAAAGAATGAGTATCCATATATATCTTCGAAAATAAGGAACCAGCAATGTCATGTGACTCTAAGGGTCTTCATCATATTCATGAATTTTCAAGGACTGCCAAGGATAGGCATTCAAAAATGCCACCATATTAAGCCTCCTCCCAA encodes:
- the LOC127132166 gene encoding uncharacterized protein LOC127132166, translating into MDTHSLVLDDTVTISEHPLVIGQEFPDVETCRRALKDIAIAMHFDLRIVKSDRSRFIAKCSKEGCPWRVHVAKCPGVPTFTIRTLQGDHTCEGVRNLHHQQASVGWVARSVESRIRDNPQYKPREILQDIRDQHGVAVSYMQAWRGKERSMAALHGTFEEGYRLLPAYCEQIRKTNPGSIASVGATGQENCFQRLFIAYRASIYGFINACRPLLELDRAHLKGKYLGTILCAAAVDADEALFPLAIAVVDIESDENWMWFMSELRKLLGVNTDNMPRLTILSERQRAMVEAVETHFPSASHGFCLRYVSENFRDTFKNTKLVNIFWNAVYALTAAEFESKITEMIEISQDVISWFQHFPPYLWAVAYFDGVRYGHFTLGVTELLYNWAQECHELPVVQMMEYIRQQMTSWFNDRRDVGMGWTSILVPSAEKRISEAIADAHCYQVLRANEVEFEIVSTERTNIVDIRSRECSCRRWQLYGLPCAHAAAALISCGHNAHMFAEPCFTVQSYRMAYSQVINPIPDKSQWREHGEGAEGGGGARVDIVIRPPKTRRPPGRPKKKVLRVENFKRPKRVVQCGRCHMLGHSQKKCTMPM